In Corvus cornix cornix isolate S_Up_H32 chromosome 9, ASM73873v5, whole genome shotgun sequence, the genomic stretch ttttttttcaagttcacCTGGCCATGACTTGTGCATAATTAAGGTAAGCACACCATCCCCACACTGACTAATTTAGTGTCTGTTAATTACACTAATTTGTCTAATATGCCAGACTGTTACAAAATCAGCACCTAATAAATTTTACTGCCATtatcctgctcctctgcattTTGATTATGAACTTAGGAAGAGCTGTGGATATTCACTTGATAGGCATGAAAAGGGCACTTTAGAAAAGTTTGCTTAAAACATCTGTGCCAACAATAAACCCAACACAAGCAGGAGGCCAAAGCAGTGATCCCTGAAGAAGTGATTAAAATATTGCTCCTCCTACCTCCACACTCTTCTATAAGATTGGCTATGGtttctgcttcctcttcagccatttttaatatattacttAGTCCATCCAGAACCACTTGCACAACTTGTGCATCTTTTACTGTCAGCAAATTGCAAAAGGGAGGAATTACATTTTGTTGAATTAAGTAAGCCacctgagggggaaaaagccaaGAGTTACAGCAGGAACgtggcagcagcacaagcacagaGGCAAACATATTCCAGCAAGTCCAAGTACTCAGTCAGCCACCCAGCCAGAGCATTCTGCAGTGGCCACTTCAGGAATCCCTTCTTAGAGCATTCAAAGGTAACATTTGGGTATTAGATTTAGGATCTACAACACAAACCCAGCAGATACTGTGAATTCTTCAGTGTTAGATAAGGAGTTTCAACCTCTTCTCTGAAGAGTGACAGCACCACCCCAACCCTGCCACTAATCTCATACTCTGGGATTATAGGAGACTTGTGTATTTCTACTGATTGGTTACTGTCCTTTGAATTATCACATCCTTAtggttggggaaaaaaggtaaaaagaaatgtggaatGTTCAAGAATCCCATCAGAGCCTGACTGGAGTCACTCATCCCAACAGAAGAGCTTCCAACCAAACCCCCCCACTGATGCTCCTGATCTCAGGTCACCCCAGAAACAACTGAAGGCCACTCTTAAATCCCATGTGCAGAAAGGAAGAGCTACTGAACAGTGGAGGAACAGAGACATCCATAACCCTGGCACTTGCCAAGACAGGAATGGAAGTTTTCCTAAAGCTGGACTCACCTGGTCTTTTCTCCCACTGATTGTTAAGTTGCTTATTGCCCAAGCAGCTTCTTTCTGGGTACCAAAGTCACCCTGAAAGCACAACCAGAGACAGGAACAGTCATCCCAGGGTTTATGTCAGGCAGTATATTCCCACAAGAGCTGTATTTGTTACAGTCCCCTCTGCATGGTGTCACTGTATCAGTTTCTGGGAAAGTAACAAATAAATCCTGTGGCTGTTTGAGTCTCTCTGTGTTCATCCCTCCCCTACAACCACATCTTGCAACTGATCTTCCAGGGGAGGGGAACTTTGTTTACATCAAAGCAAGCAagaactgcagcactgcactctcccagtccttatcaGCAGCTGTCACAtcctgcagggagagctcagcacTCGGGCTGAGCTGTGATAAGGCACTGCACacgctgctgctggggctgctccagtTCCTCAGCTCGGGCTGTCAAATGGAAAAGTCTCCACCCTTTCCTCACAGATCAATAAATTGGCACTGAACAGAGCTATttgtgagcagctctgtgttaTTTGTTGTCTCCCCTAAATACTTCCCACGTGCTTTTAGCTGTTCCTTCTTTCTGACACGGAGATCCTTGAGGATCCAATATGGTTTGGGAAGTCGTGTTTTAAAACACACCAAGGCCCAACAGCTGGAAAGGAACACAGGATTTGAAGGCCCAACACCAATGCTTGGGATCTGACCTTATCTAGAAGATGTATTATCATTGGAACAAGGTTTGCATCTATTACTGCCTGAACTTGCTGCTGGTTTCCTGCAGTGATGTTGGATAGGAACCACACTGCTTCCTGCAAAAGGAAAGGATCAGGAATTAGTTGAGAGCAGGACTCCATGTAACTTATGTCCACTGCAACTGGCCAAGCTTAAATACAACCAAGTATTCAATCAGCCTCACTGTGCAGAGCTGAGTTCTTGCTGAGACAAACCAAAGGGACAATCTCACCTTAGACTCCACAAGGCTTCTCAGTCTTTCACTGTTACCAGCTTCAACCAAATGCttcaaatttaaagaaaaaattatttggagaGAGACAATCCCAAATGAGCACTTGTAATtgcttccagccctgccaaTAGGCAGGTTTCAGCTGATGGCCAAGATGCCTGACAGCACTGTGTGTTCCAGACACGGCAGTGTAGGAGACAGTTCTTTACCTCCTTCCTAACGGCTCTTCTTAGCTTCAAGAAAATGCAGCACTATTAAATAAACACTTGATTTTTAACAATACTCTTTAAGCTCATTCTGTCCAAGTCCAGGACTCTCCTCCCAGCAATACCCAAGAGCAGGTGCctgggaaagcaaaaccagatctctcccccagcagcccctccctgAATTAAATTCAGAGCCCTCACCTCCCTTTTACGGTGGGAATCTACACTTTAACCAAGAAGCAACAGTTTCACATAAAAATTTACATATATTCAGAGTATCAACTTCTCAAAATCTTACAGCTGATAGATTTCTCCCTTCCTAGAAACCTTCCACCATTCAATTCCCTTCCCAACCTCTCTGAATGACTTTTTAGCCGAGTATTTCTCTCAACATGAGGTTCAGCAATGTTTGTACTTCACTGACTCTCTGAGATCAGATCACAGGATCACTGCTGACCCTGGTAGAGATTTGGGCTGCCTGGGCTCTCCTGGTGGGCTTGCTTGGGGCTTTAATCACTGGCAGTGTTGCAGAGGGGCCCCCGAGGTGCCCAACACGCCTCAGATGCACTCCGGCCTCAGCACTGCCATCAGTGCCCCCATGAGAGCCCTTTCCTCACATCCACACTCAAtccccacccccagcctgaCTCTGGGATAATTCCCTTTCTCACACACACTCCATCCACACACACCCCCAATTATCTCTGTTTCATCACTTCCAAGAGAGTCAGTTTAATTAAGGTGACATTTCACTAATAGAGAACTCTCAACTTTTAAGTCAGCCAGATTTATAAGAGAAAGCTTTGATTTCCTACAAACATTGACATTCTTGTCAAGCACAAGTCTGCAGCTCCTAAGAGACTTTCCTACAGATAtgaatttccaggaaaaaaaaaaaaaaaatcagtatttgctGAAATTTGCCACAAACTGGTGGAAGGAGTCAATTATTCACATCTTTATGACACTACACAACATTTATATTTGGCTTAGCTTGGATTCAAAGTCATCAATCAAGTCAAATCCCTGGTGTTGCTCAccttattaattttttctttgggaTGTGTCAGAAGTGCTGGGAAATGTGAGAGAGCTTCACAGTTGAGAACTACCTGTGTCTGCTCATCGGTGCCAGTGACGATGTTCCCCACAGCTCTCAGTGCAGCcgtctgaaaacaaaacatttcctttaaaaaccaacattttttcagcaaatattttcctagCTGAGCACATAAAAGGTTTTATGCAAATACTGCagcccacaggaaaaaaatattctttacaTTTCAACATGAGctataaaaagaaagcagcattttccgTAGTAGCACATTTTGGGGGTCACTTCCTCCATGTGATCCAAAGTTACCTGGACTTTAACTTCCTGGTGGCTGAGGAGAGGAACCAAATGAGGGACAATTCCAGAGTCTATCACCATCTGGATCTGCTCATTGCCAGCATCCGTTAGATAGGAGAGTGCCCAGACTGTATCTACCAATAtctgacaggaaaaaacaacagcTCTGTCCACTGCACAGAAATAGCACcaaaataatgtacatttctagaacaatttaaaattaatttaaattaacgTGTGTGTGCATTCACACACAGAAAAGCCAGTCTGAACAGCAGTAAATGTGAGCATTTCAACTGGCAGCTTGTAAAAATATTGAGTGTTGTTTCAGCTGACAGCTCTTCACTGGCTCACCAGTGCAGCCATttcaaaaattcaaatgaaCTAAATTTCACCTACTTAGAGACAAGAAATTAAATCCCATAATTGCTATACGAATAGTAAAGTTAAAGTAGATGTATTTTGGCTGCTGCCATTAACTTAACTCAGCTACAACTTCTTTAGCAAgcaaaaaatcattaaattaaGTTGAGATTTTTGTTTAGGTAAAAATCTGACTTATTTCATAATTTCAATCAAGTTTTGCTCCTTTACTTCACTATTAAATAGCAATTTCACATTTAACACACCTCAGAAATGACATCTAACCCTGACATGTGACATGTCCAGCAGACACTgattttcattacaaatttaAGCACCAGGCAAAAACatcctggttttatttgtgaATGAATgctcacagaaataaaaataaaatgtagtttCAGTTAGAAATGCAGGGAAAGTACATGCAAATAAACACttgcaaagacagaaatatcAGGGAAAAACatcactatttaaaaataacatcagtattttaaagtaaGCAGTTGATATCAAAAGAAGTTTGTCCTAATCAAAGGGAACatcacagatttttattttatatttcagctAAAAAACTACAGCAGAAGCTGGAAGTGGCTTTAAGAGGGGTCACTCACATTTACATCCGTGTGGTGAATTAAAACACAGAGCGCTGGCAGGATCTGAGGGGGGAAAGAAACACCTGAGGGTTACTTTCAAGGCAGACAAACACTGAGCTGGAGTTCAATCCCACTCCAGAGCAATTCCATCACCTCCTGGATGGTTTCCATCGGTGGAGGGGGGTCTTTGTGGCGGCACAGGTTGACCATGACCCAGGTGACATTCCTTAGGAAGGTGATGGGGATGGAGGGGCTGATGAAGGACAGCAGTGGCTTCACTACTCCAAGACTAATAACATAATCTCTACACTGGGGTCCATCACCTGCAGGAGACACAATCAGTggtattttaacagaaaacatcCCATCATTTATGGATTTATGGTGGTGGGTAAGGGAGAGGGGTGGCAGACAACACCAAACCACCAAGGACAGTGGAGAGCCCAACATATTCCTGGAGATTCCTTGACAAAGTTTCCAAACACTAATGAAACATTCCTGGAAGTTTGTGGTGGCAGGAGTAACACCCACCTATGATATTTCCTAAAGCCCACACAGCTTGCTCACAAACATTTTGATGAGGTGAATGCAGCAGTCTCAGGAAAAGCGGCACAGCATCTGAAAGGTACAAAAATAACCCAGGGAAATGGTTAAAAAACGCATCTCAAAAGGGCAAATAATTCACAAAATTAACTCTCACGTGAGACATTTTTGTCCTGTTAAGAACTGGCCAAAGCTTCACTAATTTCCCAGGtgatactgaaataaaacactgcagTAATTCTTCCTTTGCTGCATGTTCTTACAGAACCTGCACTTGAGAATATTAAACCCCTGACATTCAATTTGTTTGCAAGTCTCAAGTTTACTGGAGCTTGTCAGGATCCAAATTTAGTTCCATTTATTGAATTCAGAAATTCTCTGCTAAGTTATGCACCAGACCCAAGTGCAAAGTAGCAACAAAGACCAAACTCACCCATTCAAATGAAGCAACTTGAGAATAGGCAGGAACAGAGCTCCATTAAGGAGTGGGAATGTAGGAAGAGGGCAGGAAAGGGCTCCACAGGCTCCACATTTAGATAATTGATCCTGTTTTATTCTCCCCCAGCACTAAGGTCCTTGCTTACATAATAGCTTAGTCTGTAAAGAACCCATTTACTTCACATATTTCAAGAGAAACTGGTATTTTTAGTTAGATTATTTCTTGATGTAAAACCCGTTTTAGTAGAGAAACAACATATCAGCAGGATTCTTATTTCCTGCTAAATAAGGGTATTTACAATGTCCATatgccaggagaaaaaacatcTCCAGCAAGCAGATTAAAAAATTCTTACGGAAAAATTACAACAGAGcatctttttaattgaaataaatcaTTATTTCATATGTCACAGCTATTAAACTGACTAAGAGTGCAATACAGACCTACAGAAATCACTCAAAGAAGTGCTCAAACCATTGATAAATCAGGTGTAAATATAAAGTGTTCTAGATCAGAGGTGGGATAGATTAT encodes the following:
- the KPNA4 gene encoding importin subunit alpha-3: MADNEKLDNQRLKNFKNKGRDLETMRRQRNEVVVELRKNKRDEHLLKRRNVPHEDICEDSDIDGDFRVQNTSLEAIVQNASSDNQGIQLSAVQAARKLLSSDRNPPIDDLIKSGILPILVHCLERDDNPSLQFEAAWALTNIASGTSEQTQAVVQSNAVPLFLRLLHSPHQNVCEQAVWALGNIIGDGPQCRDYVISLGVVKPLLSFISPSIPITFLRNVTWVMVNLCRHKDPPPPMETIQEILPALCVLIHHTDVNILVDTVWALSYLTDAGNEQIQMVIDSGIVPHLVPLLSHQEVKVQTAALRAVGNIVTGTDEQTQVVLNCEALSHFPALLTHPKEKINKEAVWFLSNITAGNQQQVQAVIDANLVPMIIHLLDKGDFGTQKEAAWAISNLTISGRKDQVAYLIQQNVIPPFCNLLTVKDAQVVQVVLDGLSNILKMAEEEAETIANLIEECGGLEKIEQLQNHENEDIYKLAYEIIDQFFSSDDIDEDPSLVPEAIQGGTFGFNSSANVPAEGFQF